The DNA region GTTCGGCAGAATCAGCGTGATAAAGAAGCAAGTCATGATTGTCAAGCACTTTTTCCACCTGACTCATAACATCATGTGTGGCCGCCTCTGTTGCCCTGGATATTTCCGACAACTGAACAGATGCCTGCGGTATCTTATCAGAGGCTTGAGCAATGTTAGGTTCAACAGACTGCATTCTTTTAATTGTGGTATTAATGTATCTGGCAATATCTCCGAGCTGTCCATATAATTCTTCTTTAATTTCGTGTTTGAAGTCACCCTGAGACATTGCCCTGGCTGCATCTACTATCTCATCAATATTATTGAAAGAATTATCCTGTGAATAATTATTACTAATGGACTCATAGGTTTCATTTACAGTGTCAGCAATAAAACTGTCCCGACAATAATCTTTAAATAACCTGGCCAGGTCAAGTACAACCGTAATATATCCGTTATTTCTGATGATCCCTCTGATATACTCTGAACTTAAACTTTTAGTAATAGCAGGCGGGGGTTCAAGACAGTCATCAGGAACTCTGAGCACCTCTGACACAGCATCCACCAGGATACCTATTTTATCATCATTAAATCCTACTATAATGATTCTTGTGTCTTTTGTTATTTCTCCTCCGGCAAAACCCAGTTTTCCTCCAAGATCAATTACCGGTATCACAACGCCACGCAGGTCAATCACCCCAAGGACATTACCAGGTAATTCCGGCATCCGGCTGATATGCTCATACCTGTTGATCTCATGTATATCAGAGATGTCAACTGCATACTTCTCTCCACCCACTGAAAATCCTACTAATTGCAATACATGCTCAGATTGTCTTTGTGCCTGCATTATATGGCTCCTTAATCATATAAATAACTGAGATCTGTTTCGCTCCGGCTTATTTACTGTCAAAGATCTTTTCAATCTTCTCCTTGAGTACATCAGCTGTAAATGGCTTGACCACATAATTGTTCACTCCCGCCTTGATAGCATCAAGTACATTCTCTTTTTTAGCCTCGGCAGTTACCATAAGCACCGGCATATTGCTTAATGCATTATCTGCCCTTATAGCCTTAAGGAGGTCAAGACCAGTCATATTCGGCATATTCCAGTCAGATACAACAAGACCATACCCACCCTGCTTTAATCTCATAAGCGCACTGTTGCCATCCTCTGCCTCTTCAATCTCTGAATAGCCAATCTGTTTCAGAATATTCTTTAAGATCCTGCGCATTGTAGAAAAGTCATCTACTACCAAAACTTTTATTTTAAGATCTAACATAATTGCACTCCTCTAATATTCTTGTTATTTCCCCGACGAGTTTATCTTTAGATATTGGTTTTGGAAGGAATGCATTGGCACCCTTCTGAATAAGTTCAGTCTTCCGTAAAATATCATTCTCAGTGGTTAATATCACGAGCGGCAGATTTCTGTACGATGAATTGCTGCGTACCCATTCTATCAGAGCGGCACCATCCATCTGTGGCATATTAAGGTCGGAGACAATCATATCCACCGCTGATGAAACAAGCTTCTCAATCGCCTCAACCCCATTGCATGCAGTAATTGTTTTGTATCCGGCGTTGCTCAGGTATAGAGATACTATCTTTCTCGTTGTCATGCAGTCATCTACTACCAAGATGTATTTCACCATGTTAAGTCCTTACCCTGATATTTAAGTTCATTACGTATTCATCCTATTTCTGATAGATCAGAATGCCATTAACACTTACTATTTTAAATGCCCTCGTTATATTAAACAGCGATTCTGAATGACCTATAAACATATACCCGCTTGATATCAGGCTATTGTACAAGCCGGAAATTACTTTTTTTTTGGAAGCTTCATTAAAATATATCAATACATTCCTGCAGAATATAATATCCATTCCCCGGTACATCCGCAGGGCGGATTCATCTGAAAGATTGATATTGCTGAATCGTACCATTTGTTTTATTTCTTGTTTAATAATATATTTACCGCTGCCATTTTTTGTAAAATATTTACTGAGCTGTTGCGGCATAACATTTCGGACTGAGTAATCATTGTACTCTCCCCTCCTTGCAGAGCTTAAAACCGCCTCGCTTATATCACTTCCATGTATCTCTATATCCCAATCGCTGTACTCGGAAGCTGAGAGTGCATCAGAAACTATCATTGCCAGGGTATAGGGCTCCTCACCCGTTGAACAGGCGGCGCTCCATATCCTCAGCTTTTTGCTGCCCCTAGACTTAAGATTCTTAACGACCTCGGGCAAGATATTGGTTTCAAAAGCCTGCAACTGATTGTTATCCCTGAAGAAGAAAGTTTCGTTAGTGGTTATAATATTAAACAGATTAGCGAATTCTCTTTCTTTCCCGGCATCATACTTAAGAAACTCTATATATTTCTCATAATTATCAAATCCGGCATCCTCAATGCGTCTTGAAAGCCTGTTTTCCAGTATATATTTTTTATTATCAGGAAAATGCATTCCACTTCTGGCATATATCATTTCACTCAGCAAATGAAATGCATTTTCACTCATTTTATTAATTTTATTTGTCAGCATATTTTAGTGACACCAGCTTATGATATGCCGATTTAGCCATCTCCTGGATTTCCAGGTCTTCATCTGAAACAGCTCCGCGGAGGATGTCTTCAGACTCTTGAGCTCCAAGCTCCCCCAGGGCCCATAATGCAGTTTTTCGCATTGCATTATTATTACTGCCGGCAAGTTTCATGATAATTGGAACAGCATGAACTGCATTCTGTTTCACGAGGCCTTCAATGGCCTGTAATTGTATCCGGTAATTATTGTCTTCAAGCAGTTCAATAAGTTCATCTTTTGCCATGTCTTCAGTATAATCACTCAACAATTGGGCGACTATCATCCTAACTTCATCTATTTCATCATGAGCTGCAATTATCAGATTTTCAATCAAATTCTTATTCATGCCGGAGTTGAGAGCCTCCAGGCTCGCCCTTCTTACTCTCCAGTTTTCATCGTTTAACAACCCTGAAATAAGTTCTGCGGAATCAATCCATTTTAATTTTCCCAACCCCCTGACGACCATTTCTCTTACAGAAGGGTTCTTACTGTTTAAACTGGACAAAAGACCTTCAGCCAGCTCCTCGTTCATGTATCTCTGTCCTGTTTCAATTAATGCACCCACGACCTTGCCTATTACATTGTGATACTCCTCAGTTTGAAGCCGGTTTAACAGGGGCTTTATTATTTCAATTGATTCAAATGATCCAAGAGCATCAGCTGCTGCCCCCCTGATATGTCCTTCGTCATCTGACAGTCGGGCTGATATGAAACTCAGAGCTTTTTCTCCGCCGATGTTTCCTATGGCATTAAGAATCTCATATTTGAGGTCTCTTTCAACTTCGTCAAATAATAAGGAAAGAGTTGATATGGCCTTTTCAGATCCTGTGAGTCCTAGCGCCCGTATCGAGATCAACCTTATATTCTGATTCTTGTATTTCAGTGAGGCTATGAGTGTTTCTTCATTACTAACCACCTTCACCACTTCTACTGCCTTGTTTACCAGATCAGGATTATCACCGTCAATTTTCTCAATAAGCCTAAGTACTTCTTTCGCACACCCACTACCGCCAATCGTCATAAAGGCCTGAAGAATGTTCTTAATATTACCTTCTTCTGTATTATCTGTATTTTCTGCGAACCGAACCAGGTGCATAACAAATTTATCCCTGCCAAACATGTCAACTATGGAGCTGATGTCTCCCTGAGTCAAAGTAACTATACCCATAACAGCA from Nitrospirota bacterium includes:
- a CDS encoding protein phosphatase CheZ encodes the protein MQAQRQSEHVLQLVGFSVGGEKYAVDISDIHEINRYEHISRMPELPGNVLGVIDLRGVVIPVIDLGGKLGFAGGEITKDTRIIIVGFNDDKIGILVDAVSEVLRVPDDCLEPPPAITKSLSSEYIRGIIRNNGYITVVLDLARLFKDYCRDSFIADTVNETYESISNNYSQDNSFNNIDEIVDAARAMSQGDFKHEIKEELYGQLGDIARYINTTIKRMQSVEPNIAQASDKIPQASVQLSEISRATEAATHDVMSQVEKVLDNHDLLLYHADSAERGNDLPDSLNEMKNVVSENREILLDIITGLSFQDLTGQKIKVIVGLIEDVEKRLLQLIVTFGLKSKNAMDDDNSLKEFSDNPTLKQDVVDNILKEFGFD
- the cheY gene encoding chemotaxis response regulator CheY → MLDLKIKVLVVDDFSTMRRILKNILKQIGYSEIEEAEDGNSALMRLKQGGYGLVVSDWNMPNMTGLDLLKAIRADNALSNMPVLMVTAEAKKENVLDAIKAGVNNYVVKPFTADVLKEKIEKIFDSK
- a CDS encoding response regulator, with product MVKYILVVDDCMTTRKIVSLYLSNAGYKTITACNGVEAIEKLVSSAVDMIVSDLNMPQMDGAALIEWVRSNSSYRNLPLVILTTENDILRKTELIQKGANAFLPKPISKDKLVGEITRILEECNYVRS
- a CDS encoding protein-glutamate O-methyltransferase CheR, with the translated sequence MLTNKINKMSENAFHLLSEMIYARSGMHFPDNKKYILENRLSRRIEDAGFDNYEKYIEFLKYDAGKEREFANLFNIITTNETFFFRDNNQLQAFETNILPEVVKNLKSRGSKKLRIWSAACSTGEEPYTLAMIVSDALSASEYSDWDIEIHGSDISEAVLSSARRGEYNDYSVRNVMPQQLSKYFTKNGSGKYIIKQEIKQMVRFSNINLSDESALRMYRGMDIIFCRNVLIYFNEASKKKVISGLYNSLISSGYMFIGHSESLFNITRAFKIVSVNGILIYQK
- a CDS encoding HEAT repeat domain-containing protein, with translation MNKIRDTDSAMRCDAIRMITGMKDARVLYPLIKSLQDDDRGVQQAAMDALIGYDDEAAVYNLIPLLYDRRVAVKNLAQEILEKTGRSGLGLLHSHIHDMDEDVRKMIADIIGRLEIPEAVPVLIEMLKDQNDNVRSSAIEGLGRITDQSIVDHLINLLEQEDWIILFAVESLGRLGDARAVKPIVKLLMSSQNIDIQCMAIDALSQIGGKESIDGLLEIIDAVKPEIMDIAVMGIVTLTQGDISSIVDMFGRDKFVMHLVRFAENTDNTEEGNIKNILQAFMTIGGSGCAKEVLRLIEKIDGDNPDLVNKAVEVVKVVSNEETLIASLKYKNQNIRLISIRALGLTGSEKAISTLSLLFDEVERDLKYEILNAIGNIGGEKALSFISARLSDDEGHIRGAAADALGSFESIEIIKPLLNRLQTEEYHNVIGKVVGALIETGQRYMNEELAEGLLSSLNSKNPSVREMVVRGLGKLKWIDSAELISGLLNDENWRVRRASLEALNSGMNKNLIENLIIAAHDEIDEVRMIVAQLLSDYTEDMAKDELIELLEDNNYRIQLQAIEGLVKQNAVHAVPIIMKLAGSNNNAMRKTALWALGELGAQESEDILRGAVSDEDLEIQEMAKSAYHKLVSLKYADK